The Gemmatirosa kalamazoonensis nucleotide sequence ACGCGCTGGAGGAGGAGCCGGCGCCGGTGGAGAAGCCGTTCCGCATGCCGGTGCAGGGCGTCTACAAGTTCACCGCGCAGGGCGACGACCGCCGCATCGTCGCCGGCGGCGTGGCGTCGGGACGGCTCCGCGTGGGCGACGAGGTGCTGTTCTACCCGTCCGGGAAGCGCAGCCGCGTGAAGACGCTGGAAGGCTTCAACGTCGACCCGCGCGCCGAGGCGGGCGCCGGCGAGGCGGCCGGGTTCACGCTCACCGACCAGATCTACGTGCAGCGCGGCGAGGTGGCGTGCCGCGCGGACGAGGAGCGTCCGTCGGTCGCCGCGCGCATCCGCGTGTCGCTGTTCTGGCTCGGCACGCAGCCCCTCGTGCGCGGCCGCCAGTACCGCCTCAAGCTCGGCACCGCGTCGGTGGGGATGGAGCTGGAGGCAGTCGAGCAGCTCGTCGACGCGTCGGAGCTCGGCGAGCGCGACACGGCGGACGCGGTGCAGCGCCACGAGGTCGCGGAGTGCGTGCTGCGGCTCGAGCGCCCGCTCGCCGTGGACGCGGAGATCGGCATCGCGGCGACGGGTCGATTCGTGATCGTCGACGAGTGGGAGATCCGCGGCGGCGGCATCGTGCGCGAGGCGCTGCCCGACCCGCAGGCCGCGGTGCGCGAGCGCGTGCTGGTGCGCAACGCGAAGTGGGAGCCGAGCGGCATCCCGTTCGAGCGGCGCGTGGAGCGCTACGCGCAGCTGCCGGCGATGGTGCTCATCACCGGCCCGCGCGACGCCGACCGGAAGAGCCTCGCGCGTGCACTGGAAGCCAGGCTGTTCGAGGAGGGGCGGCTCGTCTACTTCCTCGGCATCGGCAACCTGCTCTACGGCGTCGACGCGGACCTCGAGCGCACCGGCGTGCACCGGCACGAGCACCTGCGGCGTCTCGGCGAGGTGGCGAACCTCATGCTCGACGCGGGGATGCTGCTCGTGGTGACCGCCGCGGAGCTGACGCCCGACGAGCTGGATCTCGTCGGCACGGCGGTGGAGCCGGGGCGCATCCACACGGTGTGGCTCGGCGGCCGCGGGCCTAACGATCTCGCGTCGGACCTCGTCGTGGATGATTCCGATCTCGGCGGCGAGCAGGTGGAGCGCATCTGCCGGCTGCTCGAGGAGCGCGGGGTGGTGGGACGATGAGCGCGCGTGGCGGGGATGGCTCCGTGGCACGCACCGCTCCTCGAGTGTTGGACGCGGATCACGCGGATCACGCGGATAGGCCGATGGCTGAAGCCGGGAGCCTATCCGCGCCATCCGCGCGATCCGCGTCCACTCTCACGGAGCCCGACGCGCTCGCGGGGGCCCGCGACGGCGCGCTGATCTCCGACGAATCGCTCGCCCGACTCGTGCGCATCGCCCGCCACGCCGGCGCCGCGATCATGCCGTACTATCGAATCGACAGCGGCGCGCGCGCGAAGAGCGACGGCAGCCCGCTCACGCTCGCCGACGAGGCGGCGCACCACGTGATCGTCGACGCGCTGCGCGCGTGGACACCGGACGTGCCGGTCGTCTCCGAGGAAGGCGAGATCCCCGACGCGTCGGTGAGGCAGTCGTGGCGCCGCTTCTGGCTCGTCGACCCGCTCGACGGCACGAAGGAGTTCCTGCACCGGAACGGCGACTTCACGGTGAACGTCGCGCTCGTCGAGGACGGCGAGCCGGTGCTCGGCGTCGTCTACGCGCCGGCGATCGACCGGTGCTGGTACGCGGGCAAGTCGTTAGGCGCGTGGGTCGAGGCGCCCGACGCGCCGCCGACGCGCGTCCACTCGACGCCGCCGGCCGAGGGCGCGCCGCTCGTCGTGGTGGAGAGCCGGTCGCACCCGTCGGAGGCCCTCGAGCGGTGGCTCGCGACGGTGCCGGTGGCGCGCCGCGTGCCCGCGGGCAGCTCGCTCAAGTTCTGCCTCGTGGCCGAAGGGACGGCGGACGTGTATCCGCGCTTCGGGCCGACGATGGAGTGGGACGTCGCCGCCGGCGACTGCGTGTTCCGCGAGTCGGGCATCGACGGACCACGGCGCTCGCCGCTCACCTACAACAAGCCGGATCTGCGGAACGGCGACTTCGTCGTGGGGCTGTGATGTTCTACGAGACGCACTGGCGATCGATCATCAAGGCGGTCTCCTGGCGCATCATGGGGACGGTGGCGACGGCGCTGCTCGTCTTCATCTTCACGCGCAAGCTCGCGTTGTCGCTGTGGGTCGGCGCGCTGGAGTTCACGTCGAAGATCGGCCTGTACTGGCTGCACGAGCGCGTGTGGGACCGCCTGCGCTTCGGCAAGAAGGAGGTGCGGCCGGCGGTGATCTGGTTCACCGGCCTCTCCGGCGCGGGCAAGAGCACCATCGCCGACAAGGTGTACCGCGCGCTGCAGGAGCGCGGCCTCCGCGTCGAGCGGCTCGACGGCGACAGCGTGCGCGACATCTTCCCGGCGACGGGGTTCACGCGCCCCGAGCGCGACCAGCACGTGCGCCGCATCGGGTTCCTCGCGAGCAAGCTCGAACAGAACGGCGTCACGGTCGTCGCGTCGTTCGTCTCGCCGTACGAGGAGTCGCGGCAGTTCGTGCGCGGGCTGTGCGGCCGCTTCGTGGAGGTGCACGTCGCGACGCCGCTCGCCGAGTGCGAGAAGCGCGACGTGAAGGGGCTGTACGCGAAGGCGCGCCGCGGCGAGATCACGAACTTCACCGGCATCGACGATCCGTACGAGGAGCCGACGCGCCCCGAGCTGCGGCTCGACACCGCCGCGCTGTCGCTCGACGAGTCGACGCTGCGCGTGCTGCAGTACCTGGACAAGCAAGTGCTGAGGGTGAGCTGATGACGGACCATCTCGACCGCCTGGAGGCGCAGAGCGTCTACATCCTGCGCGAGGCGTACGCGTCGTTCCGCAGCCTGTGCATGCTGTGGTCGATCGGGAAGGACAGCACGGTGATGCTGTGGCTCGCGCGGAAGGCGTTCTACGGCCACGTGCCGTTCCCGCTCGTGCACATCGACACGTCGTACAAGATCCCGGAGATGATCCAGTACCGCGACCGCCTCACGGCGGAGTGGCGGCTGAACATGATCGTCGGGCAGAACCGCGAGGCGCTCGCCGCGAAGCAGACCTTCCCCGACGGCGCGATCGATCGCATCAACTGCTGCCGGCTGCTGAAGACCGAGGCGCTGAAGAACACGCTGAGCGGCGCGTGGCCGCGGCAGCGGTTCAACCACGACCTCGGCGCGTACGAGCCGGACCCGAACCCCGAGCCGTTCACCGGCGTCATCGCCGGCGTGCGCGCCGACGAGGAGGGGAGCCGCTCGAAGGAGCGCTACTTCTCGCCGCGCACGGTGCGCTCGCAGTGGAACGTCGGCGACCAGCCGCCCGAGTTCTGGAACCAGTTCAACACCGACTTCCCGCCCGGGACGCACGTCCGCATCCATCCGCTGCTCGACTGGACGGAGCTGAACGTGTGGGAGTACATCGAGCGCGAGCGCATCCCGACCGTGTCGCTGTACTACGACCAGGGCGAGGGGCAGCGCTATCGCTCGTTGGGCTGCGGCCCGTGCACGCTGCCGGTCGCGTCGGACGCGCAGACGGTGTCCGAGATCATCGTGGAGCTGCGCTCGGGCCGCTACGCGAACGTGGCTGAGCGCTCGGGACGCGCGCAGGACAAGGACGACGGCGGCGGGCTCGAGACGCTCCGGCGCGAAGGGTACATGTAAGCGCGATGACGGCGACGACTGCACGGCCACGCCGGCACGGCGAGCACTTCACGCCGACGTCGGCACGGCGACCGCCGCACCCGGGCGCGCCGCCGGCGACCGCCCGCGAGCACGGCACGTCGTATCGCGCCGACGTGCAGGGGCTGCGCGCCGTCGCGGTGCTCGCGGTCGTGCTGTACCACGCGGGCGTGCCGCTGTTCGGCGGCGGCTACGTCGGCGT carries:
- the cysC gene encoding adenylyl-sulfate kinase; translated protein: MFYETHWRSIIKAVSWRIMGTVATALLVFIFTRKLALSLWVGALEFTSKIGLYWLHERVWDRLRFGKKEVRPAVIWFTGLSGAGKSTIADKVYRALQERGLRVERLDGDSVRDIFPATGFTRPERDQHVRRIGFLASKLEQNGVTVVASFVSPYEESRQFVRGLCGRFVEVHVATPLAECEKRDVKGLYAKARRGEITNFTGIDDPYEEPTRPELRLDTAALSLDESTLRVLQYLDKQVLRVS
- a CDS encoding GTP-binding protein, with the protein product MNIAVVGHVDHGKSTIVGRLLADTGTLPDGKLEQVRATCARNAKPFEYAFLIDALKEEQGQGITIDSARVFFKTPRRPYIIIDAPGHLEFLKNMITGAARAEAALLVVDAREGVQENTRRHGRLLPLLGVRHVAVLVNKIDLVDYSRAAFCALEHELREFLGGYGVTIEACIPVSGREGTNLAARAPETPWYAGPTVVEFLDALEEEPAPVEKPFRMPVQGVYKFTAQGDDRRIVAGGVASGRLRVGDEVLFYPSGKRSRVKTLEGFNVDPRAEAGAGEAAGFTLTDQIYVQRGEVACRADEERPSVAARIRVSLFWLGTQPLVRGRQYRLKLGTASVGMELEAVEQLVDASELGERDTADAVQRHEVAECVLRLERPLAVDAEIGIAATGRFVIVDEWEIRGGGIVREALPDPQAAVRERVLVRNAKWEPSGIPFERRVERYAQLPAMVLITGPRDADRKSLARALEARLFEEGRLVYFLGIGNLLYGVDADLERTGVHRHEHLRRLGEVANLMLDAGMLLVVTAAELTPDELDLVGTAVEPGRIHTVWLGGRGPNDLASDLVVDDSDLGGEQVERICRLLEERGVVGR
- the cysD gene encoding sulfate adenylyltransferase subunit CysD, coding for MTDHLDRLEAQSVYILREAYASFRSLCMLWSIGKDSTVMLWLARKAFYGHVPFPLVHIDTSYKIPEMIQYRDRLTAEWRLNMIVGQNREALAAKQTFPDGAIDRINCCRLLKTEALKNTLSGAWPRQRFNHDLGAYEPDPNPEPFTGVIAGVRADEEGSRSKERYFSPRTVRSQWNVGDQPPEFWNQFNTDFPPGTHVRIHPLLDWTELNVWEYIERERIPTVSLYYDQGEGQRYRSLGCGPCTLPVASDAQTVSEIIVELRSGRYANVAERSGRAQDKDDGGGLETLRREGYM
- the cysQ gene encoding 3'(2'),5'-bisphosphate nucleotidase CysQ; this encodes MAEAGSLSAPSARSASTLTEPDALAGARDGALISDESLARLVRIARHAGAAIMPYYRIDSGARAKSDGSPLTLADEAAHHVIVDALRAWTPDVPVVSEEGEIPDASVRQSWRRFWLVDPLDGTKEFLHRNGDFTVNVALVEDGEPVLGVVYAPAIDRCWYAGKSLGAWVEAPDAPPTRVHSTPPAEGAPLVVVESRSHPSEALERWLATVPVARRVPAGSSLKFCLVAEGTADVYPRFGPTMEWDVAAGDCVFRESGIDGPRRSPLTYNKPDLRNGDFVVGL